AAAAAAGGATCTCTCAAGTTCCAAAGTATATCTTTGGGCCCTTGCGATACTCATCATTCCGATTTTCGGAGGCGGAGCCTATCTTTTGTTTGGTGAATCCGGATTTGATAAAAAATTCCGTGTGACTGCCGTGTTGGGCGGATTTGCCGTACTGCTCGTGGTCTGGATTTTAAGTATTTTATCTCAAGTATAGTCCCGGTTTTTAGATAAGGTAAACGATCTTGGATCGTAAAAGTTTTTTAACCACTCTAGGTTTCGGTCTTTCCGGCTTTGTGGGGGCTTTGTTCGGCTCCTATTCCGGAAAAGACAGACCAGGCTACGGCGGAAACGGAGAAATTTGTTCTACGCCGGCTACTAACGTTACTAATGCGGCAAATCTTCAACCGACCTCGAATCTATATGGTGGCGGATCGGCAGGAGGGGTAGGTGCCAATGGAAGTTTGAGAGCTACCAATTCCTACGGAAGTATGGCTCATCCTCCTTTTCATATTACAAATGAATATACGGAAAGGTTTTACTTTCCTCCTGGTTTTAAAATTTCCAATGCAAAAACAAAGAACTTTGAATTGAATGTATTTCCTTTGAACGTGGATATTGCACATAACGTATCTTATTCGGCATGGACATTCGACGGATTAGTACCGGGTCCGATTCTTCGTGCCAAGTTGGGCGATGATCTGATCATCAAGGTTAAAAATTCAAGTCCTGACCCTCACTCTCTTCATTTTCACGGAACTCACGATCCCGGAGAAGACGGCTGGGAGCCGATCGCTTCTTTCGGAGAAAAAACATATAAAATCAAAGCAGGTCCCGTGGGACTTCATCCGTATCACTGTCATGTTCCTCCTTTGACGATACATACCGCGAAAGGGTTGTTTGGTGCTCTTCTTGTCGATCCGCCGAACCCGAGACCGCCTGCTCATGAATTTGTGCTGACTTTTTCAGGTTGGGATACGAAAGGTATCGGTAAAAACGATTTTTATACTTGGAACGGTGTATCGGGACTTTACGACCGTTATCCGATGAAAGTTCCTGCCGGGGAAAGAGTCCGATTCTATATTCAGAACCTATTGGAGTTAGAACCGGTTTTTACGTTTCACCTGCACGCTCAGACATTCGATATCATTCGAAATTTAGGAAGTACGAAACCTGATGGACATTCGGATGTGATCACTCTCGGTCCTACGGAAAGAGCCGTGATTGAATTCACTTTGCCTAGGAAAGGACGTTATATGTTCCACCCACATCAAACTCATATGGCTGAAAACGGAGGCATGGGTTGGATCGTCGCGATTTGAAATCTTTATTGAAATCGAAATTCTGGATATATTCCGCTTTGTTATTTGTTTTTGCGTCTGTCTTTCATTGCAAAAATCAATTTTCTACAGGTGCCAAACTTCCCGATTCTTTTTTAAATTTGAAGTTAGTGAATCCTGAGGGCCAATCTTTAGATCCGGATTTTTGGACTAGGAAAAAATCAGTATTGTATTTCGGATTTTCACATTGTCCGGATATGTGCCCTATGGCTCTTACCAATTTAGGAAGAGCCTCACTGATATTAGGTGATAAAGGAAAGGATTTCCAATTTGTATTTATTACTCTTGATCCGGATCGCGATGCACCTAGCACTCTTAAAAATTATATCAACGGATTTCCCGGTAAAAACCTTACGGCACTTTCACCGGATTTGGAAAGTCTCGGTAAAATTTCCGACTTATTCGGAGTGATTGCAAAAAAAGTAAAAGCTAACGAATCTTATGCGATTGATCATTCGAATTTGATTTACGTAATCGATGAAAACTTGAATCAATTGATCAAACTGCCAGGGGGTACGTCCGCCCAAGCGATTGCTACAAGTCTACGGGAGCTAGGTTCTCTGAAATAATATTTTCAATTTCGAGATGGACTCTCACTCCGCTCGGAAAAT
The nucleotide sequence above comes from Leptospira kobayashii. Encoded proteins:
- a CDS encoding PLDc N-terminal domain-containing protein encodes the protein METTLSTPGAWTYFIGSYAYYLPFVLTSVWAPIALFDLSGKKDLSSSKVYLWALAILIIPIFGGGAYLLFGESGFDKKFRVTAVLGGFAVLLVVWILSILSQV
- a CDS encoding SCO family protein, whose translation is MDRRDLKSLLKSKFWIYSALLFVFASVFHCKNQFSTGAKLPDSFLNLKLVNPEGQSLDPDFWTRKKSVLYFGFSHCPDMCPMALTNLGRASLILGDKGKDFQFVFITLDPDRDAPSTLKNYINGFPGKNLTALSPDLESLGKISDLFGVIAKKVKANESYAIDHSNLIYVIDENLNQLIKLPGGTSAQAIATSLRELGSLK
- a CDS encoding multicopper oxidase domain-containing protein — protein: MDRKSFLTTLGFGLSGFVGALFGSYSGKDRPGYGGNGEICSTPATNVTNAANLQPTSNLYGGGSAGGVGANGSLRATNSYGSMAHPPFHITNEYTERFYFPPGFKISNAKTKNFELNVFPLNVDIAHNVSYSAWTFDGLVPGPILRAKLGDDLIIKVKNSSPDPHSLHFHGTHDPGEDGWEPIASFGEKTYKIKAGPVGLHPYHCHVPPLTIHTAKGLFGALLVDPPNPRPPAHEFVLTFSGWDTKGIGKNDFYTWNGVSGLYDRYPMKVPAGERVRFYIQNLLELEPVFTFHLHAQTFDIIRNLGSTKPDGHSDVITLGPTERAVIEFTLPRKGRYMFHPHQTHMAENGGMGWIVAI